The Euwallacea similis isolate ESF13 unplaced genomic scaffold, ESF131.1 scaffold_57, whole genome shotgun sequence genome includes a region encoding these proteins:
- the LOC136419012 gene encoding tigger transposable element-derived protein 6-like — protein MCPAHPRLENLEYINLVFLPPNVTAVLQPMDQGVIHSLKSFYRKMFLVRLISAFESNEDLKFTLFDAIIMISAAWRKVSLNTIENCFRRAGFKPHIIQEYDDEDDIPLARLVEFQREELVDQDDEEDVSLTKWIKKHNNIDLKEYAKIDNDLITTDFPSDAELMNNVKVLFTDEIKESENEEEEEPDDDPMPTVSQTLSSLNVVSKFIHCITADSSVYQAVDKIYMAILKNISLLKIKCKIKRLTTLQYKINSNKTYICIRYKRANKIKVLFLPIFSF, from the coding sequence ATGTGTCCAGCGCATCCCAGATTAGAAAATCTTGAATACATCAATCTTGTGTTCCTACCACCAAACGTGACAGCTGTGTTACAACCTATGGATCAAGGCGTTATACACTCTCTAAAAtctttttatcgaaaaatgtttttggtgCGACTAATAAGCGCTTTTGAAAGCAATGAAGACCTTAAGTTTACATTGTTTGACGCTATAATAATGATTAGCGCCGCATGGCGAAAAGTCTCGCTAAACACCATCGAAAACTGTTTTCGTCGTGCGGGGTTTAAACCGCACATAATACAAGAGTACGATGATGAAGACGATATACCGTTGGCGCGTTTGGTAGAATTTCAACGAGAGGAACTTGTAGATCAAGATGACGAAGAAGACGTTTCATTGACAAAATggattaaaaaacataataacatTGATCTAAAAGAGTACGCCAAAATAGATAACGATTTGATAACAACTGATTTTCCTAGTGATGCTGAGCTAATGAATAATGTTAAAGTACTCTTTACAGACGAAATCAAGGAGAGTGAAAACGAGGAAGAAGAGGAACCAGACGACGATCCTATGCCCACTGTGTCACAGACCCTTTCTTCTCTGAACGTGGTTTCGAAATTCATTCACTGTATAACTGCCGATTCTTCTGTATATCAAGCCGTcgataaaatatatatggctatattgaaaaacattagcttattaaaaatcaagtgCAAAATAAAACGACTGACTACTTTacagtacaaaataaatagtaataaaacgTATATCTGTATTAGGTACAAAagagcaaataaaataaaagtgttgtttttaCCCATCTTTTCCTTTTAA